The Candidatus Neomarinimicrobiota bacterium region GGGCGATGATGTCTGTCTCTCTGGTGAATGAAGGTCCCGTTACTTTTATTCTTGATAGCGAGAGGAAATTTCAGCCCCGCATAAACAAATAAATATTATAATATGTTCTTTGAAAAAGGTTTCTGTTGTTCTAATTTAGGATATGAAACAGAAATCCGAATATTTAAAAGACCGTTCCACCGCACTGCATTTCTGGCCGGAAGAAGAACGTCCCCGGGAGAAACTGGAAAAATACGGAGCAGATTCCCTGAGTGATGCGGAATTGATTGCCATTTTGATTCGATCCGGCATACCGACCCTGAACGCCGTGGATTTATCCCGGAAAATCCTGCAGGAAAACGGGGGAATTGCCGGCCTGGGACGGATGTCTGCAAAATCCCTTCAGCATATCAAAGGTATGGGACCGGCGAAGGTGATGACCCTCATTGCCGCTTTTCAGCTTGGAGCGCGATTTGCCGCAACGGAAGCGTTGAGCAATCAACCTCAGATGACGAATCCGCGGAATGTCGCCATGCGGTTCGGGCCGCCCCTTCGCCTTCTGAATTATGAGATTTTTAAAGTGATTCTTCTGAACAGCCATAACCGTATTATCCGGGACATTGTGATCAGCCGGGGGCATCTGAATGCTTCAGTTGTTCATGCCCGGGAGATCTTTAAGGTTGCCATTGATTACCTGGCGGCGGCAGTGATTCTCATGCACAACCATCCCAGTGGAAATCCCGAACCAAGCCGGGAAGATATTGAAATTACCCGAAAAATTGTAGAATCCGGAAAAATTATTGGGATTCCTGTTCTGGATCATATTATAATTGCTGACAGGGATTTCACCAGTTTTGCGGACAGACAATTGATTTGAGAGGGAGAATGTGAAAGATGGGGAGATGAACGGTGCAACTTGCAACGAATGGGAAAAAATGGTCCCGGATTTCAGGCCGGTGACCGGGGAACAAAGGAGGATCGATGCATACATACATGGATAGAATTCACGAGATATACAAATCCGTGGGCCATTTTCTGGAAAAGGGTCTGGCCGATCAGGGGCTGAATCTTATTAAACATGTTACGGCGGATATTCGGGATCATGTGGTCATCCGCTACCTGAACGGAGTATGCCAGCAGGAATCGGGGGCTTCTGAGATGGCTGAGTATTATTTCCGGAATGTTATTCATGAGGATCCCGGGTTTGTGTCCGCGGCGGAAGCCCTGCTGTACATGCGGGACAATATGCTTTCGGACGGGGAAAAGGCCTATCTTTGTGAACTTATCGGAATGATAAAACCGGAAACGGCGTCCCTGAAGGAAATACGAAAAAGTCTGGCTGAAATCACACCTGAACCCCTTAAACTGCATGAAAAACCGGAAGAAGTGTCCCGGATTCTCCACTCCCACTCCAGCACAGACCAAAAGGAACGGGAAAAGCAGCCCGAACCATCGAAAGAAGATCCCATACTTCATACAATCACATTGGAAAAAACAAAATCCGTTTCGGATAGCACCCGGACATCCCCGGAAGATATGCCTGCCCGGGAGGAATCCTCCTATCTGGGGGATATCCTTGTCGATTTGAAGAAAAAAGTATCTGAAAAAGAAACACGCAAACCGGAAATGCCGCAAAAGGATGAAGAAAAAGAATCGGCTCTGGATATTCACCTGTCTCCTGAGGAAGAAGCGGAAATTGAACGGGAAGAAAAGCTGGAAGAGAGGGAATTGCTGGCTGATTCGGAAGAGGCTTCCAAGTTAAAAGATTTGTTGAAGACCCTCCATGAACGGAAACATCGGGATATTGAGGATCAAAGACCCGAGAACCTTGCAGAAACGTCAAATGAGGAGAACCGGGAAATGTCCGGGCCTTTTGACACGCTGACCATGGCAAGGGTTTATTTTAAACAGGGTGCTTATTCATCGGCTTTGCGGATTTTGGGACTCCTCAAAAAGAGCACTTCGGATGAAAAAAAATTAAAGGAAATTGAATCCCTAATGAATAAAGTCCGGGAGAAAATCGAATCCGAAAAAGCAGAATAACAATGCCCGACATCAAAAATCTTGTCCTGGATCTTGGTAATGTAGTTGTAGATGTGGATTATCCCCGCTTTTGTCTGAAAGTGGGTATTGATGAAAAAGCTTTCGAGGCTTTTTACGACTCGCCATTTTTCAGGGGTTTTGAAATCGGAAAGAAGACTCGGGAGGATTATTTTCGCGCTTTGGAAAAGTACACCGGATTTCCTGCTGACAGGCGGAATGAGTTAGAAAGGCAAATTCATACGGCTTTTCCCCTTCGTTTACGAACTTGGGGGATGATTCATTTTTTAAAGCAGCACATGCCTGTCTATCTTTTATCCAATACCAATGTGGTGGATTTTGAAAACATCGATGCCCATGTCGGATTAAGAAAAGCCTTTCATAAAGTCTACCTTTCTTATGAACAAAAGCGGAGCAAACCGGATCCTGAAACCTATCGCCACGCTGCCCGGGTATTGGGTATTCATCCGGAAGAAACCCTTTTTTGCGACGATCGGCAGGACAATATCGAAGGTGTACGCCAGGCAGGCTGGCAGGGATATCAGGTGGAAAGCGAAGGGTCTTTTTTAACATTTCTCACAAAAACCCTGGAGCTGAATCATGGAGGATTGAGATGGTAATTATGACCCCCCGGACTCCCCGGACAAAATCCAATGTGTGGATTCCTCTGTTGTTAGGACTCCTGCTCTCGGTGTTTTATTTTTATCATGGGCGCATGAGTACGTATGAGCGTTTTTTCAGTAATAATACCATAACAGCTCCGCTGCTGTCAGTTTATTATCAATGGCTTTCGGCTGTTTTAATCTTTTTTATTATCCCTTCCCTCACCTGGACCGGCGTTATGGGTTACCACATAAAGGAAATGGGATTTCGGTTAGGGGATTGGAAAAAGGGACTTCTTGCCCTGGGGATTGGTCTTCCCCTTATGTTGCTTTATGCCTTTGGTGCTTCTCAAATGTATGAGTTCCAGGATATATATCCGCTGTATAAATATATCGGCATGGAAAGTATCTGGGTGATTCTCCGCTATTATCTCACGGCATTTCTTTTTTATTTTTCTTATGAAGCCTTTATCCGGGGATTTATTTTTCATGCTATGAAGGATGAATTGGGTGTTCTCGGAGCCATTCTGATTGCCGCCCTTGTCGGCGCACCGGTCTACATCGGAACCTCTGAAATGGAAGGTATCATGTCCATTATCCTCCACCTGACCTTTGGTGTAGTGGCCTGGAAAACCCGCTCTTTTCTCTATTCGGCCATACTGGGATGGGTCTGGCTTGTGGCTGTGGATTGGTTCATTATTTTGGGCATTTGAATCCAGGAAACTCCAAATTTTTATGTAATGTGCTATAAAACACGGTTTTATTTAGCATTATGAGTTAATTTTTTTTAAATGATTAAAAAAGTGTAAAATCATTATGCTCTCTCGGGCATTCTATAGATAAAATTAATCTTCCGGAGGACTTCCCATGAAATTGAAGAAAAATATTGCTGTCAGCGAAACAGGATTTATTTTTGATCCGACAAGCGGAGATTCCTATACCCTGAATCCGATTGGAATGGAAATCGTAACCTTTTTGAAGGAAGGACTGGACCCGGAAGTCATTTCCGGCAGGATTCTGGAAAAATACGATGTGGAAAAAGGAGTTCTGGAACGGTATCTCTACGATTTCTTTGGACAGCTAAAACAATATCAACTGATTGAAGAGGATGATGAAAGCTGAAATTACTATTGCGGTCTCCGGACTGAATAATGTTGACAGTCCGGGTCCCGGAATTCCTGTCGTTCGCGGTATCCGGGATTCTGAATATTTTGAGCCCCGGATTGTGGGACTGGTTTATGAAAATCTGGAACCCGGAGCCTACATGCATGACCACGTGGATAAAAGCTACAAAGTGCCCTATCCGTCCGAAGGAAGCGGAGTGCTTATGGAACGGATTCGGGATATTCATGCTAAAGAATCCATAGATGTGCTCATTCCCAATTTCGATTCGGAGCTTTATGCCTTTATGAAATCAGAACCGGAACTGAAGCGGCTTGGCATTCATACTTTTTTACCCACACTGCAACAATTTGAAGAGCGACATAAGTCAAACCTGCCTGAATTTGGTGAAAAATACAAGGTAAAGGTCCCTGAAAGCCGGGCTATAACGAGTATTCAAGAGATTAAAGAACTGGAAGAGGATTATGAATACCCCATGGTAATCAAGGGGAAGTTTTATGATGCATTCATTGCCTACTCATTTGAACAGGCTCAAATTTATTTCAATAAAATTGCATCCAAATGGGGATTGCCCATCGTTGTCCAGCAGTATATCCGTGGCACCGAAGTGAATGTAGTTGCATTGGGAGACGGCCGGGGTAATACTGTCGGAGCTGTCCCCATGAAAAAGCAGTACATCACCGATAAGGGAAAAGCCTGGGGCGGGATAACCCTGGATGATCCCAAAATGTTAGACCTGACCCGCCACATTATCGGACAAACCAAATGGAGAGGCGGGATGGAACTGGAGCTTATCCGGACCGATAAAAAGGAGCTGTATCTGATTGAAATCAATCCCCGCCTTCCTGCCTGGGTATATCTTGCCGTAGGAGCCGGACAGAACCTGCCCGAAGCCCTGGTCAAACTGGCACTGGGATATCCTGTTGAAACCTTTACGGCATACACCGTGGGCATCCTTTTTATCCGGTACTCGTATGATATGATCTGCTCTCTGCAAGATTTTCAGTCACTCACCACCCGGGGGGAGTTATAGAAGGCGGGGAGAACCCGCAACCCAAATAAGGACTTGAAATAAAATGATGAAAGATGAAAAAATGAAAAAAATACCCTTTGAAAGACCGCTGATTCAAAAAATTAATGCAGGACTTCCAAGTAAATACGGCATGGTCCGGCGACCGGAACCTATCGAGGAGATAGAAGGGATTTCTGTTGAATCTCTCCTGAAAGAATATGGCTCTCCACTCTTTGTTTTGTCTGAAAAGGTGCTTCGGAAGACATATAAAGAGGCATACAGGGCTTTTTCCTCGCGCTATCCCAAAGTTCGGTTTGCCTGGTCCTACAAAACAAATTATTTGAATGCCGTGTGCAAAATATTTCACCAGGAGGGCTCCTGGGCTGAAGTGGTTTCCGGATTTGAATACGATAAGGCTCTGATCAATGGAGTCCCCGGTTCAAAAATCATTTTTAACGGTCCCTATAAATCCCGGGAAGACCTGAAAAAGGCGATTGAGAATAACTCATTGATCCATATTGATCATTTTGATGAACTTTATGAACTCCTGGAGCTTGCCAAGGTTCTTGAAAAACGCCCCCAAGTGGCAATCCGGGTGAATATGGATACAGGAATATATCCCCAGTGGGACCGTTTCGGGTTTAATTATGAAAACGGAGAAGCCTGGGATGCCCTGAACCGGATCATGATCAGTAAGCAAATAGATCTTTTGGGACTTCATACACATATCGGGACATATATGATGACGGTTCAGGCATACGAAAAGGCAGCCTTAAAACTGGCAGATCTGGCTATCGGAATTGAAAGGAAATACAAGCACACGATTAAATATATCGACATGGGTGGTGGATTTGCTTCTAAAAACACCCTGAAAGGGGCCTATTATCCCGGCAGTGATACGGCACCCTCATTTGATGATTTTGCCGAAGCCATTGTTTCAGCCCTGATGAGATCGGAATTCAAACCGGATCATTTACCACTGCTTATTCTGGAAACCGGTCGGGCCCTGGTGGATGATGCAGGCTGGCTGGCAGGAACTGTGGTTGCCAACAAACGCCTGGCCGATGGCCGCCGGGCCACCATTATCGATGCGGGTGTGAACCTCCTTTTTACATCATTCTGGTATGAACACGATATCCGTCCGGCAAAACACCTTTCCGAACAAACGGAAGACACTACAATCTATGGCCCCCTCTGCATGAATATTGATGTTATCCGGGATCATATCCAGTTCCCCCTTCTGAAAAAAGGAGACCCTTATGTTATCCGGAGGATTGGAGCATATAATAATACTCAATGGCTTCAGTTTATTACACTTCGTCCCCGGGTGATTTTGATTGATACACAAGGGAAAACCCATATTATCCGAGATAAGGAAACACTCGAAACCCTGAACCGATGCGAGCATCTTCCGGATCACCTGACCTGAAAAAGGAACTGCTTATGAAACGTGAGTTCGATTTTAAAGGCAGTCTGCTAAACAGCTATTCGCAAATTTTCTTTTCCGATAACCGTTTGTTTGCCGGCATTTTGATCATTGTGACCTTTGTGGATTTCTATACCGGTCTTTTTGGGCTTTTGGCGGTCCTTACAACAACTCTCCTGGCCCGCTACCTTGGATTTCATCCCTTCAAAATTCACCAGGGGTATTATGGGTTTAATTCCCTGTTGGTTGGTCTTGGGCTGGGTATTTTTTTTCAACCGGGCCCTTTGCTGGTTCTGATTGTCATTTTAGCATCGATCCTCACCCTTTTTATTGCCGTAAGCTGTGAAGGCATCATCGGCAAGTATGCCCTTCCCTACCTGAGCATTCCCTTTGTTGTGTCTATGTGGATTTTGACTCTGGCTTCCCGTGAATTTCAGGCTCTGGGATTGAATGAGCGGGGGATCTATACATTAAATGACTTGTACATCATGGGTGGTAGTTCCCTGGTACAAATGTATGACTGGTGGAATCAACTGGCAATCCATCCCTCGGTGCGTGCCTATTTTCTTTCTCTGGGAGCGATTCTCTTTCAATACAATATGCTTACAGGTATCCTGGTGGCTGTTGGACTGCTTATTTATTCCCGAATTGCCTTTACCTTGTCCCTGCTTGGTTTTTATACGGCATACTTTTTTTATCTGCTCATCGGAGCACCCTTTTCCGAGGTGAGTTACAGCTATATTGGTTTCAACTATATTCTGACGGCCATTGCCACTGGAGGATATTTTATTATCCCGAATAAAAATTCCTACCTGTGGGCTGTGCTGGTTATACCTCTGGTGGCGGTTCTGACGATTGGATTTTCCCGTATTCTCGCGGTATTCTACCTGCCGGTCTATTCGCTGCCCTTTAATGTGTTGTCCCTCCTTTTTCTGTATGTTTTGAAATTTAGGGTGGATAACAGGGCAAAACTGACACCGGTGCTGGTTCAGGAAAATACTCCGGAGAAAAATCTCTACTCATACCTGAATTTTATGGAACGTTTTGGAAAAGAGAGCACAGTTCCAATTCACCTGCCTTTTTACGGTGAATGGATCGTTACCCAGGGACACGACGGCGAATACACACATAAAGACCGGTGGCGCCATGCCTGGGATTTCGAAATTGCCGATGAGACAGGGAAAGCCTGGAAAAATTCCGGGGATTTTCGCGAGGATTATTTTTGCTATGATAAAACCATCATTGCACCGGCTGATGGTACGGTTGAAGCCGTGGTGAATGATGTCCCGGATAATACCATCGGGGAACGAAACCTGGAACAGAACTGGGGAAATACAATCGTTATCAAACATGAGAAGGACCTGTTTACGAAATTGAGCCACCTGAAACCCGGTTCTATCCAAGTGAAACCCGGCGATAAGGTCCGGAAAGGAGATGTGCTGGCCCGCTGTGGAAATTCTGGAAATTCCCCTTATCCCCACCTCCATTTTCAGGTCCAGCGGACGCCTTATATCGGTTCTGAGACTCTCGATTACCCCATTAGTAATTATATGCTCCGCCGGGACGAGGAATTTATCCTTCAAACTTATACCATCCCCCGGAAAGAGGACCGTATTTCTGCAGTTCAGGTGAATTCAGCCCTTAAAAAAGCTTTTCATTTTATTCCCGGGGAAAAAATCCGCTTTACCCTGCAAGGCTCTTCCGAAGCTCTGATATGGGATGTAAAAATCAATGAATTTCTCAATAAATATATAGAATGCCGGAAAACCGGCTCGAAAGCCTGGTTTAAAACCGATGATACCATGTTTTATTTTACTCATTTCGAAGGAGAGCGGGATTCCCTTCTGTATCACTTTTTTTGTGCGGCATACCGGGTTTGTTTCGGGTATTACAAGGGGCTTGTGATTGAAGATTCTTTTCCACTGAACATGGTGTTTTCTAAAAATAATCTCATTTTTCAGGATTTTGCTGCACCCTTTTTCCGCTATAAGAAGGGTAGATACACACTTACCTATACCAGCCAGGAAGAAACCCTCTCAGATACACGACTTCTCCTTGAATCTGCAGTGACCACCTATTCTTTTGGGAAAATCCGGTCACACATAAGCTATTCCTGTAATATTGATAACGGAGGAATGAAGGAGTTTGCAATTCACCAGGAATCTTTAACCCGGAAGGTATCATGCGCTACAGAATAATCGGGATAATCTATCTGATATGTGCTATCACTCTCTTTGCCCGGGAGCCTTTTCTCAATACACTGACCGTGGAACAGGAAACGGCCCGATATGCTCTGAGCGGTAACTGGGATGCCGTGATCAGAACAGGTAAAACAGCCCTGGCACAAGGGATTGATTTTTATAATCTCCGGTACAGAATGGGCATTGCCTATTACCATCTGGGGAATTATCATGCGGCGGCACGGCATTTCTACAGGGCATACCGGATCAATGACACAGAACCTCTCTTGAAGGAGTACCTTTACTGGGCATACCGGTATGCCGGCCATGAAGCTGATGCACGGGTCCTTGCTGCCGGATTTACACAGGAACTGAAAAGAAAAGCAGGCGTTCCGGACCAGTACCCGGGGGATTACCTGAGCATCTCTTTTAACGCCGGTTTCCCTGTCGACAAATCGTTTACAGACAGTTATGTCAATGATACCGGCTTGGCTGTCAACGGATCCCAGTTTTTGTCCAAAACACTAAACTATGCAGATGTGGGAATTCAAAAAAGTCTTTCACCGCGTCTGTCTGCCTATGTAAGCTATGCCCGCTTAAAGAAAACATCTTATCTGTATGCTCAGGAAAACGGATATGCCGTGGTTAAACCCGACTATGAAACAAATCTGAATCAGGTCTATATATCCGGGACATACCACGTAATTCGGGGGACAGATTTGACAATCGGAGCCCATTTTATCAACATTTTTTATCAAAGGGACCGTTATGTGTTTGACGGTTTGGAAGGGCGGATTGTCACCGATGAAATATCAGATAATGACAAGCTGGTGCTTATGTCTGTCCGGCACCGTTTCCCCTATGTGACAACCGGCATCACCTCGATTTTCAGCAACCTGAATCAAAAAGATCAGGTGCAGGGAGATTTACAACTTACATTTTATCCTCTTGGGAATCTCAATCTCTATGGAGGATGTATCCTGACATACCTCCACCAGAATTCCGGTGAAAATACGGTAATCACCGAACTGCTTCTTGGAGGTAAACTTCTGCCGGTGTTGTGGGCTGAGGCGATATATTCCACCGGTGATTTGCACAATGCATCCCGGTATCAGGGCTACGTTGTGTATAACGGGATGGATGTTATCACCCGGCGCATCGGCGGGCGATGGATCATTCCTGTCTCTGAAGATTTGACGGTCCGCCTGAATTATGCCTACCAGAAACATGAAAGTTCTTTTCATCCTGAAAATACCGGCCTGACTGAAACAAACCGGATTCACTATAAAAGTCATTCCATAACGGGAGCACTGCAATGGAATTTTTAAAACATCGTTACATAAAATTTATGGTCCTGTCCCTTGTATGCTGGGGAATTCTGTATGCTCAGGATGAGGTGATAAAAGCCTTTGAAACGAGCTATACACAGGAGAAAGAGGGTGATTATCAACATGCTGCTGAAGCATTAATGGCAGTATATAATGAAGATTCCTATGAGATAAACCTCCGCCTGGGTTGGCTGTATTATCTTGACGGGAAAATGGATAAATCCGAAACATATTACCGGAATGCAGTGAAACTCCGTCCCTATGCCATAGAGCCACGCTTAGGGCTGGCATATCCCCTGTCTTCCCAGGGGAAATGGGTGGAAATTGAAGAGATGTATCTGGATATTCTTGAAATGGATCCCCGGAATTCTATGGTCAATTACCGGATGGGTCTCATTTGTTACAACCGGGGAGAGTATGAAAAGGCAGATCGTTATCTGGAAAAAGTATTAAATCTGTATCCCTTTGATTATGATACCCTTCTGCTGACAGCCTGGACAAAACTCCGTCTTCAAAAATACAGGGAAGCTGAAATATTGTTCCATAAAACACTCATGGCCAGCCCCGGTGATTCATCTGCACTCGAAGGACTGGCCATGCTTCCTTAATCAAAGGAAGTTTCCCTTTTTATGTAAATTTTTTCAAGCTATCGGCAACACTATTTTATCCAACCCAACTCCCAGGGAATTGTTCCCTCCGGGGATTCAAAATGTTCCGGATGGAGCAGATAGGCCAGTTTCTGTGTGGCGACCACCTGCCGGGGACCGAAGTGTTTCATCAGAGCTGAGTCGTAGTAAAGAACACGGCTTCGGGTAACGGCATTTGTTTGGTCATATCCGGGGCGGGTATATATTTCTATCAAGGGGGTAATGCCTTTCCAGCCTCCCAGTTCGGCATCAAGCCAGATAGGGGAGAGGATGATATCGGGATTTTTCTCAACGACGAGATCATTGGATGTTCTGAACACTCCCACAGCCGTATCGCCAAATACATTTACACCCCCGGCGGCCTGAATCATATCGTGAAGGGGCGACTCACTGCCAAAGGTCCAGGGTCCCATGTGATTGATTTCCATATACACTTTTACCGGTTCCAGTTTTGAACTCGCGGCACGGATTCGGTCCATATCTGCTTTCATGTGTGCCACCATATTTTCGGCACTTTTTGCGTTTTTCGTCACTTCACCGATTTTTAAGATACAGTCGTACACATCCTCCAAGCGGTTTGGTTCGAAATGATACACGGTGTAACCCATTGCCCTCAGGCTGTCTGCAATCTTCCGCTGCATGTTGGTATCCGTAAAAATCAAATCGGGACCGATGGAATCAATCCGGGTAAAATTGATGTTGATAAAATCTCCCACCACCTTCACCCGGCCGGCTTCTTTATCTTTCATCACCTGATCGGGGAAAAAGCAGAAACTTGTAGCCCCCAGGACCTGATTGCCGGCTCCGATTTCATATATGATTTCCGTCATGGTGGAAGAGCAACTGACAATTGTAGGTTTTTCTGTCTGCTTGCAGGCAGTGAGTGAAATGGCGAGTATGATTAAAACAAGGATATAATGTTTGAAGAGTTTCATCAGGATCTCCTTTTATTTCAGATTGGCCAGAATAACGGCAAGAATTCCAAAGCCGATGGTAAAATACCAGGCGGTGGTCCGTTTTTCACCAAAGAAGAAAACCGAGGCCAGAGTTCCGGCCAATATGGTGATCATGCCGTTGATAGTGAAAACAAAAGCGGCCGGATAGGGCGCGCACAGACTCAGCAAAAAGAGTCCGGCAATGGACCCTACACCGCCCATGAGTCCCAGCCGGATTAAAGCACTTGTGCTTTCCGGTTTTATCTTTTGAAAAGAGACAACGGCACCGCAGACGAGGGCCATCATGGCATAGAGGATAAAATAGATATTCGGCAGGTATTTCCCCAGGTAGCTGACAACATCACCGGGAACCATCCGGCTGCCCAGATCCCGAATGGTGAGGAAAACAATACTGTTGCTGAGCAGGATGACGATAAGCATTAATCCATACAGAATTTTATCCTTTAAAGCGGTTTCCTTCCCTTCTCCGCTTCCTTCATTTTCCAGATTGGAGGCGGCCATCACACAAAGAAGGCCGGAAATCAATGCCAGGGCCTGAAAGAGATGGATAGCTTCCTGATAAACCACCGCGGCGTAGATAATCACAACCAAAAAATTCAGATTCAGTGCGCACCATACAGGAGACAGGGGACCCCGTTTCAAACTGGATTTTGTCAATTCCATGGCTACGATTTGCCCCAGTGCATTAATCAGGGCCAAACCGTAGATGAAAAGAGGAATTTCTTTCATCAGCCCCCAATCCATCTGCACACCGAAAAAGATCATCCCGCAAAGTCCTATACTTGTAGCAATGTGCAAAGGAACCACATTTTTTGATTGTCCCAAGCGGAAGGCTATCCCAATCAGGGAGAGGCTCAGGCCGGAGGCGGCAGCCAATACAAATCCCATGAGACTTATTTCCATGGCGAATCCTTTCAGTAAATCGTTTATTTATGTCAGTTTATTCCAAAAGTTATTAATGCTTTTTTGAAGCCTTGTTTTGATATTCGGTGCGAAAAAGGATGCTTTCAGTGCATAACGGGTCAGGCGCTCCAGATCATCCGCCCGAAAGCCATATTCCTGGCAGATGAAATGAAATTCCTCTGTCAGTGTCTGGTTGAACATGGTCGGATCATCGGAGTTGATGGTTATCAGGAGCCCTTCATCATAAAAGGTCTTTACGGGATGCTCCCGGGCGTTTTTCACAACCCGCGTTTTCAGATTACTTGTGGGACATATTTCCAGGGGAATTTGACGATCCCTGAGAATTTTCATCAGTTCCCTGTTTTGAATGGCCGTGATTCCATGACCGATTCTTTCTGTATTCAGGCGGGAAACGGCATCCCAGATGGAATAAGGGCCTTCTGTTTCTCCGGCATGCACTACGGTATGATATCCTTTTGATCGGGCAATCCGGAAGACATCCTCAAAGCGAAAAGCAGGAAAGTGAGTTTCATCCCCTCCCAGGCCAATACCACAGATGCGGTCTTTATAAGGATCCAGTTGTTTTAACCGTTTTACAGCCCTCTCATGGCCGTGATTGCGCACAATGTCGGCAATCAGATTGACGGAAATGCCAAAATCTTTTTCAGCCGTTTCTTTTCCGTCAAGGGTCGCCTCGATGATGGCTTCCGCCCCGGGGCCCCACGCATCAAAATCCCAGGGAGAAAAAAAGGCTTCCAGAGCAATTACATTCTGTTTGGTCAGGGCTTCAATGGCATGATATGCGGACTCCCGGAAATCATCTGCTGTGCGGAAATACCGGTTTTTCCAGATCCAGGCCCGGATAAAATGATCAAAATCATGAAAGAAAAATTGTTGCCTGAGGGTGTTGATATCCCGGATATCCGATTCAGGTTCGTACTTTTGAATTCGGTCCAGGAGAAATTCCAGGGTAAAGGCTCCCTCAAGATGGCAATGAAGCTCGATTTTCGGCATATCCCGGATAATGTGATTCAGATTTTTCATTTTATGGCATGAGGATGGTTCCGCCGCTGTAAAAGAGTCCTGCAATGGATGCGGTTAACAGATTTGCGAAGGTTGCCCCTAAAAGAGCCTTGAAACCCAGGCGGCTGATATCTTTAATCCTCTCAGGAACCAGGGCGCTGATACCGCCGACAAAGATGGCTATGGATGCCACATGGGCAAAGCCGGTGAGGGCATAGGTGGTGATGACGATAGAACGGGGTGATTGCACGGCTCCTGACTGAATCAGGGTTGAGAGATTTTGAAAAGCCGTGACTTCAG contains the following coding sequences:
- a CDS encoding urea transporter, with protein sequence MKREFDFKGSLLNSYSQIFFSDNRLFAGILIIVTFVDFYTGLFGLLAVLTTTLLARYLGFHPFKIHQGYYGFNSLLVGLGLGIFFQPGPLLVLIVILASILTLFIAVSCEGIIGKYALPYLSIPFVVSMWILTLASREFQALGLNERGIYTLNDLYIMGGSSLVQMYDWWNQLAIHPSVRAYFLSLGAILFQYNMLTGILVAVGLLIYSRIAFTLSLLGFYTAYFFYLLIGAPFSEVSYSYIGFNYILTAIATGGYFIIPNKNSYLWAVLVIPLVAVLTIGFSRILAVFYLPVYSLPFNVLSLLFLYVLKFRVDNRAKLTPVLVQENTPEKNLYSYLNFMERFGKESTVPIHLPFYGEWIVTQGHDGEYTHKDRWRHAWDFEIADETGKAWKNSGDFREDYFCYDKTIIAPADGTVEAVVNDVPDNTIGERNLEQNWGNTIVIKHEKDLFTKLSHLKPGSIQVKPGDKVRKGDVLARCGNSGNSPYPHLHFQVQRTPYIGSETLDYPISNYMLRRDEEFILQTYTIPRKEDRISAVQVNSALKKAFHFIPGEKIRFTLQGSSEALIWDVKINEFLNKYIECRKTGSKAWFKTDDTMFYFTHFEGERDSLLYHFFCAAYRVCFGYYKGLVIEDSFPLNMVFSKNNLIFQDFAAPFFRYKKGRYTLTYTSQEETLSDTRLLLESAVTTYSFGKIRSHISYSCNIDNGGMKEFAIHQESLTRKVSCATE
- the radC gene encoding DNA repair protein RadC; protein product: MKQKSEYLKDRSTALHFWPEEERPREKLEKYGADSLSDAELIAILIRSGIPTLNAVDLSRKILQENGGIAGLGRMSAKSLQHIKGMGPAKVMTLIAAFQLGARFAATEALSNQPQMTNPRNVAMRFGPPLRLLNYEIFKVILLNSHNRIIRDIVISRGHLNASVVHAREIFKVAIDYLAAAVILMHNHPSGNPEPSREDIEITRKIVESGKIIGIPVLDHIIIADRDFTSFADRQLI
- a CDS encoding ATP-grasp domain-containing protein, which translates into the protein MMKAEITIAVSGLNNVDSPGPGIPVVRGIRDSEYFEPRIVGLVYENLEPGAYMHDHVDKSYKVPYPSEGSGVLMERIRDIHAKESIDVLIPNFDSELYAFMKSEPELKRLGIHTFLPTLQQFEERHKSNLPEFGEKYKVKVPESRAITSIQEIKELEEDYEYPMVIKGKFYDAFIAYSFEQAQIYFNKIASKWGLPIVVQQYIRGTEVNVVALGDGRGNTVGAVPMKKQYITDKGKAWGGITLDDPKMLDLTRHIIGQTKWRGGMELELIRTDKKELYLIEINPRLPAWVYLAVGAGQNLPEALVKLALGYPVETFTAYTVGILFIRYSYDMICSLQDFQSLTTRGEL
- a CDS encoding PqqD family protein, with protein sequence MKLKKNIAVSETGFIFDPTSGDSYTLNPIGMEIVTFLKEGLDPEVISGRILEKYDVEKGVLERYLYDFFGQLKQYQLIEEDDES
- a CDS encoding diaminopimelate decarboxylase, translated to MKKIPFERPLIQKINAGLPSKYGMVRRPEPIEEIEGISVESLLKEYGSPLFVLSEKVLRKTYKEAYRAFSSRYPKVRFAWSYKTNYLNAVCKIFHQEGSWAEVVSGFEYDKALINGVPGSKIIFNGPYKSREDLKKAIENNSLIHIDHFDELYELLELAKVLEKRPQVAIRVNMDTGIYPQWDRFGFNYENGEAWDALNRIMISKQIDLLGLHTHIGTYMMTVQAYEKAALKLADLAIGIERKYKHTIKYIDMGGGFASKNTLKGAYYPGSDTAPSFDDFAEAIVSALMRSEFKPDHLPLLILETGRALVDDAGWLAGTVVANKRLADGRRATIIDAGVNLLFTSFWYEHDIRPAKHLSEQTEDTTIYGPLCMNIDVIRDHIQFPLLKKGDPYVIRRIGAYNNTQWLQFITLRPRVILIDTQGKTHIIRDKETLETLNRCEHLPDHLT
- a CDS encoding HAD family phosphatase, with the protein product MPDIKNLVLDLGNVVVDVDYPRFCLKVGIDEKAFEAFYDSPFFRGFEIGKKTREDYFRALEKYTGFPADRRNELERQIHTAFPLRLRTWGMIHFLKQHMPVYLLSNTNVVDFENIDAHVGLRKAFHKVYLSYEQKRSKPDPETYRHAARVLGIHPEETLFCDDRQDNIEGVRQAGWQGYQVESEGSFLTFLTKTLELNHGGLRW